In Zingiber officinale cultivar Zhangliang chromosome 1A, Zo_v1.1, whole genome shotgun sequence, a genomic segment contains:
- the LOC122021543 gene encoding F-box protein SKIP1-like has product MAQVTDDGGGTNEAGATRDWSELTPVCLTNVFHRLTLEDRWKGTMLVSRSWRDASRDPSLFVALDLEPMFEFAGSCRSDCAEWWTPAFQRRVDGMLRSAALWAEGSLQEIRVRHCSDDSLCFAAERSPNLQILTIKSSQSVTDRSMFKIASSCPMLVELDISNCYEVSFKSIEVVGKECPNLKVLKRNFLNWLDPSQHSGIVPNDYLGACPQDGDREAMTIAKFMPKLKHVELRFSKLSVRGLVSLSEGCRDLEFLDISGCANLTCRGIKKASAYLKNLKTFIRPNFYIPRSVFNTERYGHWRLYDERFQTNVFQL; this is encoded by the exons ATGGCACAGGTCACTGACGACGGCGGAGGGACGAATGAGGCGGGGGCGACCCGTGATTGGTCGGAGCTGACGCCAGTATGCCTGACGAACGTCTTCCACAGGCTGACTTTGGAGGATCGTTGGAAGGGGACGATGCTTGTCTCGCGATCTTGGCGGGACGCTTCGCGGGATCCGTCCCTCTTTGTTGCCCTAGACCTTGAGCCTATGTTCGAATTCGCGGGATCTTGTCGCTCTGACTGCGCTGAGTGGTGGACCCCGGCGTTCCAGAGGCGCGTTGACGGCATGCTCCGGTCCGCTGCCCTGTGGGCGGAAGGATCGCTGCAGGAGATCCGAGTTCGCCATTGTTCTGATGACTCCCTCTGCTTCGCTGCCGAGAG ATCACCAAATTTGCAGATCCTAACTATAAAGAGTAGCCAGAGTGTAACTGACAGGTCAATGTTCAAAATTGCATCTTCCTGTCCCATGCTTGTGGAATTAGACATAAGCAATTGCTATGAAGTTTCTTTCAAGTCAATTGAGGTGGTTGGGAAGGAATGTCCTAACCTTAAAGTTCTCAAAAGAAACTTCTTGAACTGGCTTGATCCTTCACAGCATTCTGGTATTGTTCCAAATGATTACTTAGGAGCCTGCCCTCAAGATGGAGACAGGGAGGCTATGACAATTGCAAAGTTCATGCCAAAACTGAAGCATGTTGAACTTCGTTTTTCTAAATTATCAGTTAGGGGCCTCGTTTCACTTTCAGAGGGATGTAGAGATCTAGAATTCTTGGATATCTCTGGCTGTGCAAATTTGACCTGTAGAGGGATAAAGAAAGCTTCTGCCTATTTGAAGAATCTTAAGACATTCATCAGGCCCAACTTCTACATTCCAAGATCTGTGTTTAATACAGAGAGATACGGTCATTGGAGGTTGTATGACGAAAGGTTCCAGACAAATGTTTTCCAGTTGTGA